One window from the genome of Hoplias malabaricus isolate fHopMal1 chromosome X2, fHopMal1.hap1, whole genome shotgun sequence encodes:
- the LOC136676846 gene encoding chemerin-like receptor 1, with product MADAEFSFDYNSFDYNSSYTPVNLSYEGLAHKIHPICSGEGLCMLLFVVNVLIIFLGIVGNGLVIWIAGFKMKKSVNTTWYLSLALSDFIFCAVLPFNTIYMATMDWTFGLFMCKFTSFVMFLNMFSSIFLLVVISMDRCASVMFPVWAQNQRTLKMASVIVVLAWVTSVALSIPSVVFRDVQEHLGMSRCMNNYTASEYSHRTVALSRFILGFIIPFLIIIICYSIIIFKLRSNQMAKSTKPFKIMTALIVTFFICWLPYHTFVLMELNQSLPNHILAHGLRIGTSAASANSFLNPILYVFMGNDFRRKFKSSFLSKIENAIGEEGRTLSRYLSRSSSMDARASTHI from the coding sequence ATGGCGGACGCAGAGTTCAGCTTTGATTACAATTCGTTTGACTATAACAGCAGTTACACACCAGTCAACCTGAGCTATGAAGGGCTAGCTCACAAAATCCATCCAATATGTTCTGGAGAAGGTCTCTGCATGTTGCTGTTTGTTGTCAATGTGCTCATTATTTTTCTGGGGATAGTTGGGAATGGTTTGGTCATTTGGATCGCTGGGTTTAAGATGAAGAAATCCGTCAACACTACCTGGTATCTCAGCCTGGCATTATCTGACTTCATCTTCTGTGCCGTCCTGCCATTCAACACCATCTACATGGCCACCATGGACTGGACCTTTGGACTCTTCATGTGCAAGTTCACATCCTTTGTGATGTTCCTCAACATGTTCAGCAGCATCTTTCTCCTGGTGGTCATCAGCATGGACCGCTGTGCATCTGTCATGTTCCCCGTGTGGGCACAGAACCAGCGCACCTTAAAAATGGCCTCTGTGATCGTCGTTCTGGCATGGGTGACCTCAGTGGCCTTGAGTATCCCCTCAGTTGTCTTCCGCGACGTCCAGGAGCATCTCGGTATGAGCCGCTGCATGAATAACTACACCGCAAGCGAATACAGCCACAGGACTGTAGCACTGAGTAGGTTCATCCTTGGTTTCATCATCCCATTCCTGATCATCATTATCTGCTACTCGATCATCATCTTCAAGTTAAGGAGCAACCAGATGGCCAAGTCCACAAAGCCCTTCAAGATCATGACGGCACTCATCGTGACCTTCTTCATTTGCTGGTTGCCGTACCACACCTTCGTGCTCATGGAGTTGAACCAAAGCCTCCCGAACCACATTCTCGCCCATGGACTCAGAATCGGGACCTCCGCCGCCTCCGCCAACAGCTTCCTCAACCCCATCCTCTATGTCTTCATGGGCAATGACTTCAGGCGGAAGTTCAAGAGCTCCTTCTTGTCCAAGATTGAGAACGCAATCGGAGAGGAAGGTCGCACACTGAGCCGTTATTTGTCCCGCTCTAGCTCTATGGATGCCAGAGCTTCTACTCATATCTGA
- the LOC136676847 gene encoding chemerin-like receptor 1, whose protein sequence is MNSTQEREPDYPDYDYTYTNIADPVTPPLPDRDSSYIYLAIINIVVFILGVAGNGLVIWIAGFKLRKSVNTTLYLSLAVSDFLFCSFLPFGVVKLVKDDWIFGLHMCKFTSFVMFLNMFSSIFLLVIISVDRCVVVMFPVWAQNKRSVKKASVIVVLAWIISAVCGSPSVFIREVTFLQEKNVCYNNYPEGSQSVIVSFRFIVGFLVPFLIIISCYLFIILKLKINQSANSKKPFKIMTALIVTFFICWLPFHIFALMELNNYKNKSILQTGQVLGAIFATANSCMNPFLYAFMGKDFKRKCSAIISKIENAIEDEGRSTIRATSITTSGEKRHSTAV, encoded by the coding sequence atgaattCAACCCaagagagagagccagactATCCTGACTATGACTATACTTACACAAACATTGCTGACCCAGTTACACCTCCACTACCTGATAGAGATTCATCCTATATTTACTTGGCAATAATCAACATTGTCGTCTTCATCCTGGGAGTTGCTGGAAATGGTTTGGTGATCTGGATTGCAGGCTTTAAACTAAGGAAGTCAGTCAACACCACTTTGTACCTGAGCCTGGCTGTGTCTGACTTCCTGTTCTGCTCCTTTCTGCCCTTCGGTGTTGTTAAGTTGGTGAAAGACGACTGGATCTTTGGGCTCCACATGTGCAAGTTCACTTCCTTTGTGATGTTCCTCAACATGTTCAGCAGCATCTTCCTGCTGGTCATCATCAGTGTGGATCGCTGCGTGGTTGTTATGTTTCCTGTTTGGGCTCAGAATAAGCGCAGTGTAAAAAAGGCCTCTGTGATCGTCGTGTTAGCCTGGATCATCTCAGCAGTGTGTGGCTCACCCTCTGTGTTTATTCGTGAAGTAACATTTCTTCAAGAGAAAAATGTCTGCTACAACAATTACCCTGAAGGCAGCCAGTCTGTCATAGTCTCCTTCAGATTCATTGTGGGGTTTCTGGTACCGTTCCTGATCATTATCTCCTGTTACCTTTTCATCATACTGAAGCTGAAGATCAACCAATCAGCGAATTCCAAAAAGCCATTCAAGATCATGACGGCACTCATTGTTACTTTCTTCATCTGCTGGCTGCCGTTTCACATTTTCGCTCTGATGGAACTGAACAATTACAAAAACAAGAGTATTCTCCAAACTGGACAAGTATTAGGTGCCATTTTTGCCACCGCCAACAGCTGTATGAACCCCTTTCTTTATGCCTTCATGGGGAAGGATTTTAAGAGGAAATGTTCTGCAATTATTTCCAAGATTGAGAACGCAATTGAGGATGAAGGCCGGAGCACAATTAGAGCAACATCTATCACCACGTCTGGGGAAAAAAGACATTCAACTGCCGTTTGA